A window from Kovacikia minuta CCNUW1 encodes these proteins:
- a CDS encoding M28 family peptidase: MSLPNGQAQIRNAGTILVTAHFDTVAGSPGADDNASSIATVLEIARLLGQSQTPRGLQLALFDAEETGLQGSLAFTARAANLVNLAGVVNLEMLGYACRTAGCQKYPEGLPITPPSDRGDFLGVIGASGAFTPTGCLWVILK; the protein is encoded by the coding sequence ATGTCGTTGCCCAACGGGCAGGCACAGATCCGGAACGCGGGAACAATTCTGGTCACAGCTCACTTTGATACGGTAGCGGGGTCTCCAGGTGCCGATGACAACGCCAGTTCGATCGCCACTGTATTAGAAATTGCCCGCCTTTTGGGGCAATCCCAAACCCCCCGTGGACTTCAGCTGGCTCTGTTTGATGCGGAGGAAACTGGACTACAGGGCAGTCTGGCTTTCACAGCTCGTGCAGCTAATCTCGTCAATTTGGCGGGAGTCGTTAATCTGGAAATGTTGGGTTACGCTTGCCGCACGGCTGGATGCCAGAAGTATCCAGAGGGATTGCCCATCACCCCCCCCAGCGATCGAGGTGATTTTTTGGGAGTCATCGGCGCATCAGGAGCATTTACCCCTACTGGATGCCTTTGGGTCATCCTCAAATAG
- a CDS encoding M28 family peptidase: MTLPIPFKGVFTPDVLRSDHAPFWAQNIGAVMVGDTANFRNPHYHQPSDTVETLDRTFFAGSAQRVVDAVTQLLSSNKPLTTAN; the protein is encoded by the coding sequence GTGACGCTGCCCATTCCGTTTAAAGGCGTGTTTACTCCCGATGTCTTGCGGAGTGACCATGCCCCCTTTTGGGCGCAGAATATTGGAGCTGTGATGGTTGGGGATACTGCCAACTTCCGCAACCCCCATTACCACCAACCCAGTGATACGGTTGAAACCCTCGATCGCACCTTCTTCGCAGGTTCGGCTCAACGGGTGGTTGATGCGGTTACCCAACTGCTCAGTAGCAACAAGCCCCTAACCACAGCAAACTAA